A stretch of DNA from Ranitomeya variabilis isolate aRanVar5 chromosome 1, aRanVar5.hap1, whole genome shotgun sequence:
AGAGTGAACTAAAGCATGTGCGAACCTAACCTAACAATACTGACGTACGATGTGGACCAGAAGCTGCCTTCTAGTAGCTGTGGGTGTGAAACGGCAATTTCAGCATTGACAATAGCCACCTGTTTTGAGCCAATGCTAATCAGGAGGGCTGCGCCGCATTGCATTACTCAGGTCTCGCTATGGCTGGCGCCCGCACTGAGTTTATGCTTCAGCTCAGTGCGGGCGCTATTGCAAGACCTGTGTGAGGCAGCCTGATGCTAATTTTGTGGCCGATGCTGCATCGGCATAATGCGATGCAGTGCCACCCATGAAATTAGAATCAGGCTGCCTCACACAGGTTTCGCGGTTGGGCCTGCACTGAGTTGATGCTAATGCATCAGCTCAGTGCGGGTGTCATAGCAAGACATGAGTAATGCAATGCAGCGCAGCCCTCCTGATTAGCATTGGCCCAACACAGGCAGCCTGTGTCGAGGCTGAAATTCTGGCTCATGGTCACACTCGTCACTGACATGCGATGCAGTACAAAAGCCTTAATATGTGGAACTGTAGGTGCAAAATACAAGGTCAACCACTGTAGTGACATAAATAAATAATTGGTCACAGTTGCTCTTTCCAGATAAACTGAAGCAACACATgacaaaaaaaaagacaaactgATTTATTTTTACAGTCAGCTTTGTTTTGCACAGATTTTTGCAAATTCCCTTTCACAATAGAAAAATGATTTAGAGCCCACCTTTTTTGGAGTTGTGTTTCCACATACCACTTGCGCTGCTTGTTGTTTCCTCTTGAAATCCATCTGTATTGATCTTTTGAATAATCATTTTCTTGAAGACTATTTAGAGGCACAAAGATGTAAATTTCTCCTCCTTTGGGAGTCACTGGTGGACCATGCATCATTAGTTCTTCTGCAATTTCTCCTCTAGCTACCTTTTCAATCAGGTCAATCACCTGTTGATTTGTAAGGTCATCCTTCTTGTCTCTTAAATATGGTTTGTTCGCCATTAGATTGGTACAATGGTCAGAGAAAGAAAACTccgtttaaccctccgtcaggcgcaATAGATCTGACAGGCACACAGTAGTTTCACTTCTCTCTCCTTGCCCACTTATCAGAAAACCCCACCCATCCTAGTTATCTCCTGACTCTACAGGCTCTGTGAAACCTTATCTCACAGTGACTCAGCAGACCCTCTAGTGAGCAGATATCAACACtttggcttctcaggcacattgcgcctgatttcaacacaaattgaaagtttagtattttctttttttattcatcacgattgtgtatttagcttgttttatgaaggattaatgctaagttagtgtacataagtactgttttcttagacaaaaggagggtggcttctaaggcacattgcgccctaacacataggctactttcacacacagcatatttgctgcgtatttttacgcgcgcgtattttgctgctgctttacctgcgtttttttacgcaggcaaaaaacgcagctgctttcacacactgcgttttttgctgcgttttttgcagctgcgtttttttcagcattgtgtactgaaactaaagtttgtttgaaaaaaaaaaaaaagggggaaaaaaaaagagtcattgaggtcatttcctgtctttatgactcagaatacaatacacactggagttaacatcatgtcgattctgccagctgcaatggccttgagccaaagacgcctcagcaagcggaacagacatcagctggggatcATTATGATTGCTGAAGTCCTTCGCCGCAGACTGGTAGGTACCATGGATGTGACTACTAGCTGTTTCCGTGCGGTGTGTCTCGTCTCTGTCTCCCCCAGTGCATGTTTGGAAAGTATTCACCTCAGTTGTTTAATCACTATAAAGCGCCCGTCACACGGCACAATATCGCTGGTGACATCGCTAATAACTCCAGATGTTTTCATCGCTCATGTGACGTATGAGCGACGTTGGCCCGTGTGACAGGGCGCAGCAACCagcgatttgttttcttgttcgctGATCGCTGGTTGATGATCATGAGCATTTCACTGGCAATAATTGAGTGTGGCAAAGTGTGCATCGCTGCGTGTGACAGGAGCTCAGCGATGTATTTTGTGCGATCTGCCATTCTGGAGATAGGGCTCGCTAGATCGCCCacagcatcgctgctgcgtcgcatAGGAGTCCCTATGAGCGATATTGATAGGTGTGACGGGAAGCAAGCGATAATTTTACATCGCTCTATCGACTTCCCGTCAGCCTCTTCGCGCACAATATCGCAAGCAATATCGTGACGTGTGATGCCCGCTTAttaaggtataatttttttttaggcacgtaaacagccaaaaaggatttgGGTGCATCCCATTCTGGAAGAACGTGACGAGAAGGGAACTTTTCAAAACCTATATCAGGACTTAAGAACGTAAGTTTGTACCCTGTTGGCCCCTAAAAATGTTTGGTCGGAAACATGCACCTTTTCTTCCAAAGCATGTTTTATTGCAACCTACTATCTTCCCCTTGCATCCCCCAATAGGGTATCCCTATAATCTCCTTCTTTGTAAGGGAACCTATAATATTATTTTTCCGGTACTccacattgtttgctgtacgttattcctgacactcctgtgagttcttctaccatagatatagagtgccttctattcagcagttcccctcgtagtatatctgatttctagggggtgtcctctattcatggcaagtgggtgttatgtaatgtgtattgttttgttttttttttttttttccattatcaaTGTACAAAATCAAAATAGATATGTACTTATCTACATCATTTTTGATCCAAAAATGTTTCCTACAGCTTTCCAGACCGATTCCAGCGGTTCACACGAATGAACATTCAGGATTTCGATCGCCTGCTGAATATAGTTTGTGAAGACTTGACTTTCCAGGATACGAGGATGCGGCAAGCGATCTCTGCGGAACaacggctgctcatcaccttgcggtaagtatagTCATTAACGTAGAGTCGAACCTCAATCTGCGAGTTCCTCGCAGTCCGAGTTTCTTGAAAGACGAGTTTACTATCTGGCCAAAATCTGCTTCGATCAGCAAGCAGACTTCGGTCAGCGAGCAAATCTCGCCTCCCAATGTGCCCGCCATCAGCGCTGATGGCGCGGCAGTATATGCCGCTCCATCAGCTGCTGAGTGCGCCCCGGCAACAGAGCTGCTGAGCGCGGCTGGATATACCGCGCACGTCAGCTGCTGAGCATGCCCGGGCGCTGACTGAAGATCCACTCACCTGTCTTCAGTCTCCCCCGGGTCCAGCGATGTCTTATCCGGAGCGCAGCGCTGAGTATAATAATCACATCGTACGGCTAGGACCAGTGGTGATGTCAGAGGACATGTGACTTGTCAGATGACCGATCACATGTcccctgacatcaccacaggtcctggccgTACGATGTGCTTATTAAACTCACCTCTGCGCTCCTGAGAAGACATCGCTGGACCCGTGGGAGACTGAAGACAGGTGAGATGCCCTTATACTCACCCCGCTGCGCTCTGCTGgatgaagacaggtgagtatgagcatCTGGGGGCAGGCATGTAGCAGAGCCGGCTGTGTCCCTGCCCCCAGATGAGGTGTAGAACCGATCGTCTGCGTTTCAATGATTTCTTATGGAAATCATTGACTGTCCTGGAACGGATTATGCTCGTAGACCGAGGTGCAACTATATTCATGTTCCTACAACTGCCATATTAGATCACTTTTTATAAAACCAGGCTTGAAGCACATGATGGCAGTGACataggtttatttttttaaaactgttGTGTGTAGCTGGTCAGCAGTGTCATGTTTTAGATAGAAAGGAAGATGTAGGTAGCTTCAATTAGAAAggtagccctttttttttttttttaaattacaggaTGTGTTGGTATTTTTtgtatgacttttgggtttcagaTTCTAAATTGTGTTTAGAAATTTGTTTACTATATAGTGTCCTTTTTCTTTTTTAGAtttctggccacaggagagagctacacatcaCTGCACTTTCAATTCCGGGTTGGTATATCCACCATCTCCGGAATTGTGAGGAGCACATGTGACGTGCTTTGGAAAAaattgcagcccatcgtgatgccttccccaaccgaggagacttggctacaggttgcagcaggctttcaagctgtagccaatttcccaaactgtgtGGGAGCACTGGATGGCAAACATGTAAGGGTGCAGAAGCCACCAGGATCTGGATCagtgtacttcaattataaaaagtaCTGTTCCGTGGTCCTCATGGCAGTGGCTGATGCACATTACAAGTTTGTCTCCATTGATGTTGGTGCACCAGGCAGTTGTGGGGATTCGGGGGTATTTGGAAGATCAGAGCTTGgtcagcaaatttttcaaaatcacggaacgctcccagccccacaACCTCTGCCGGGTTCCACAGATCCAGTACCCTTCGTGTTGGTATCGGATGAGGCTTTTCCTCTGAAGCcaaacctgctgcgcccatacccacggaggGGACTGAATACCCAGCAGAGCATATTTAACTATCGGCTGAGCCGGGCACGTAGATATGTGGAGTGCGCCTTCGGAATCCTGAGTAGTCAGTGGAGGGTGTTACACACAACTATCCAGTTGGaggaggaaacagttggcagtgtaATTAGAGCCTGCtgtgttcttcacaactttatgaGAGAACATGCATCCGAACCTGTAGATGAAACACAGCAGGCAGACCTTACTCCTTTCTTCTACATGTCAGCTGGTCGTCCATGCAACTCAGGTGTTAGTGTGAGGGAAACCTTCGCTAACTATTTTCAGAGTCCCGAAGGTGCCGTGCCCTGGCAATACTTCTGTGTTGGTGTTGAGCAGCTGGACCCGCAGAGAGCCCAAGGAGAAAGTCCCACACCAACTTCATAGGAATTCAAGTCCCAGCAGCGATGAACATGTTGGCGCCATTTTTTGCCATGGTCGACAAATCAAAGAAGCAGACTACATCATagttaaaagttcaaatatttatttgtagtaactgtcaaaattgaaaaacttttctaataaaatttagaatagaatgatttgttgttttttttttttgttattaacaaaattccacacggaaacactgtaaacatccccaaaatgggattataaacctgtggatgtccaagtccactcattaattgccgccaggagggcatgcttccagctttcattagtattgcgcaaggccctttcctcgtcaccactgacggtgagtcattcggcacttgcgcaacactaatcagagctggaaacatgccctcttggcggaaactgaggagtggacttggacatcatggcgttctCAAAATGAAAAGCCTCTAAACATCAcaaactttttattaaaaaaaatttaactaaCATGTTGATGTctaagtccactcattaattgccgccaggagggcatgcttccagctttcattagtattgcgcaaggccctttcctcgtcaccactgacggtgagtcattcggcacttgcgcaacactaatcagagctggaaacatgccctcttggcggaaactgaggagtggacttggacatcatggcgttctCAAAATGAAAAGCCTCTAAACATCAcaaactttttattaaaaaaaatttaactaaCATGTTGATGTctaagtccactcattaattgccgccaggagggcatgcttccagctttcattagtattgcgcaaggccctttcctcgtcaccactgacggtgagtcattcggcacttgcgcaacactaatcagagctggaaacatgccctcttggcggaaactgaggagtggacttggacatcatggcgttttaaacatgaaaagcaacattatgcctactggtcctcatataggctttgtgaatatgagtagtagctccagtctggataacatccccaaaatgggattataaacctgtggatgtccaagtccactcattaattgccgccaggagggcatgcttccagctttcattagtattgcgcaaggccctttcctcgtcaccactgacggtgagtcattcggcacttgcgcaacacttatcagagctggaaacatgccctcttggcggaaactgaggagtggacttggacatcatggcgttttaaacatgaaaagcaacattatgcctactggtcctcatataggctttgtgaatatgagtagtagctccagtctggatggtgttcttcagactgggctactactctggatgttggtgcacctgcagcagcacttggagcagatggcagaggtctattgaatgctgctgcaggtgcaagaggagtcggcgtcggtggatgccagatgtggtttagtgaacaaaccatttcttcaaaggttggatttatatgcggatacttcttaaaacatgtcaccgccattgaaatatacgtcatgcaggagtcctggacctcgggggacagagtacgcattctggaagctagagtggttccatatgctgagaattgatcctcttcaggttggcgatcaattagagaaattgcccttgccaaggcagccgtctcctcatcctcctttgaagagcctcttttcctcttcctctgtgttgaggctggaggtggaggtggtgttggtggcggtggtggcggcggcgatgccaatgaactagtctcggagaggggcagatcatcattttgggtagaagggtcaggccttggctcatttggaagagagctggtagcaggctgtgaagcatgttcatacactggagttgttgctgtggccgggatttcggtcatcggctggacattgcctatggttctgtaaagagaaacatcaaaacaatagttttaatacattttattttctattcaaaattaaagacgttactgatacttacggtcggtaatgtagactgccgcttaaaaattggagttcctgttcaaaacgcccttgagaagcaggtgccgcagagccacttggtgcttctgaccgtgaccgtgtaaatctgtccctcaccgacctccagcgggttctcaaggctgaaactaaaaagtgaaaaattgaacctattaatatactattcaactacatacagacaagaaattcaaaaatactcctccaaaatggaaaatatttaccaatttctttttgccgctcctttgtgtatgactcgtacaggggatagagggtgacacagaccttgtgccaggaagcagtttttgtatatttgttggaaaactcccggcaccccttatcccaaagacatgggaagttttgaacctaaaaaaggtaaaacattaactactagttatacacacaaaatttgacaaacttgatagaggcagaaaaagtaacacaggctgctgaggaatgacaaccccaactgcttgttattaccttcacacgcatacgggacacacacgcacaggggacacacacgcacaggggacagaaaatccggtgaagagcgtttttttaataaatattttgctaggtttaaaactaaattggaaataaatagggattcaacgcagggcgcagagaacgcagcaagttgcgtatctaagtgccacgtatcacgtatttcggtgccacgtgccaagtatttaagtgccacgtatttaagtgccacgtatgtaagtgccacgtatgtaagtgccacgtgccacgtatgtaagtgccacgtatgtaagtgccacgtatgtaagtgccacgtgccacgtatgtaagtgcc
This window harbors:
- the LOC143765452 gene encoding uncharacterized protein LOC143765452, which codes for MTEIPATATTPVYEHASQPATSSLPNEPRPDPSTQNDDLPLSETSSLASPPPPPPPTPPPPPASTQRKRKRGSSKEDEETAALARAISLIDRQPEEDQFSAYGTTLASRMRTLSPEVQDSCMTYISMAVTCFKKYPHINPTFEEMVCSLNHIWHPPTPTPLAPAAAFNRPLPSAPSAAAGAPTSRVVAQSEEHHPDWSYYSYSQSLYEDQ